The DNA window aaatggaAGAATTGGTGTTATCATATTTTCCGAAAACTCCATATGTATCTACAATCCTCCATGGCAAAACTTTTGGATTTCTTGGAAATGCTCTTCTCTGTAAATTAAATTATACGactatttataatttaaaaatagcAGGGATTGGAAGTGAGGTGAGCTCAGCATTTTGGAGGAGGGATTCAAAAAGGTATGTTGCATCTTTGTATTGGATTGCTGTATCTTTGTATTTGATTCGTTCTTCCCTTCTTtttctctgtgtgtgtgtgtgtgtgtgtgtgtttttttttctgatttgtGTTATTTTCTAACAATTCTAATTTTATACTCGATATTGTTGactatttcctttttttaaagCTAATTTTAGGCGAATTTGAGTTGTTTTCTACTTTATTGACTATTTTATTACCTGATTCTAGCATTGCCACACTCATGGACGGAGCTGCCGATAAAGCTTCGGCCTTCATGGAGGAGAAGATAGAGGTCAACATGGTCATTGAGGAGATGCCTACCAATGCTAGAATGCCCCTGATAATAATTCTTGTGAGCAgacaagaatacccttactaattcCTTGTGGATTGCACGTGATGTTGCTTCCGCTCATCCTTAACCACTGGAATTGATGGAAGCAGGAAGGCACAACATTTGGCATTTTTGATAGATTAGAGGTGAAAGTTTACTTTTAATAGTGAAGGACCAAAAATTTACCCAACTaatagttgaagggctattaaCCCCCTGGGCACAGATCGGCTGGCTTCGGGACAACCCCAGTTGGGGCCTGGGCGTGTGGTCGAATCTTGCTCACTACCGCTTCGAGGCTCTTGGGGGGCGGGGTCTCGGAGTGCAGTGGGGATTAGTCGGGGTGAATCCCGGATACCCCACtgtattgacaaaaaaaaaaaaaaaataataataataatagttgaagggctattgggactttttgcccttttttctttgttgtCTCTTGCCTGGCCCACGGTGATGTTATGTCCATGTCCATTTTCCCTCCTTGTTCCTACCATGGAGATGATTCATCTTTGTGCCGTAGATGAATCCTTGAACCAAGTACTTCAACATgacttttttatatttaaaaaaaataaaagaaaaagatcagTCAAACACTTAAAACCAATCATATTACTTCATCCTGTCAACAGATTGTCCGAAATATGGTAAAGCAGCCACTCCACACAATCTCAATCACCATGGCATCATTAAGTTCAAGATTCTGAAAGTATTGTAGCTTTGGGTACCCTAACAGTCTACAGATGACAGGCACAATGGCTTTTAACACCAGCAAAAATCACAGCATTTTCCCACCAGAAAACAGCCCATTTCCTATAGGATTTGAAATAAGTTTTGAGCACACCAGACAGACTTCACCAAAAGCAACTAGTTAAGAATTTCTATAGAATTGAAAGGCAATCTTAATATATAAAAAGCAAATTTATAATGATACTATAGCATCACAtgccttttttttcctattAATAGTCCAAATTTCTACCAATCTGAGGCATGGGAAGATCAAGGGAGAAAGCATATTGCAACAATCAGCTTAATAATTCCTCCCACATAAGGAACTTCTTGTTTATATTCTCTTGAAAGCCTTTTCCTTGATGGCTTTATGTAGCCACTAGCCATAAACTTTCTGTAGTATCCTACAGTATTTCTTTAACCTGAAGTAACTAATGGATCCTATTATTCCCATTCGATAGACAGGATAACAATTGTAACCACTTTGAGACAATagaaatcaaaatcaattaGAACAATTCCCATAATAATTTGTTTAAACTTTGTATTCCAACAAAAACAATTAGCTTTAGCTTATGCTAACTTTAAAAGCCTATTCTAACTTTTTAAAGCCTATTCTTCAATATAAATTATCCAGAGCTGTAAGCCTCCACTGCACCAGACCTGTTTACAAGGAAATATGAAAAGGGACTATTCCTTTTCCAGTCACGGCAAGCTGACCAGTACCGTCAAGCATTACAGCATCACGATTCACCAAAAGCCACTCAAAAAACATTTCATCTATCAGAAAGATGACACATTCAACTAAGGTGCCCTGTCTCCAACAGTTCTTCCTTGTTCTCATTTGCTTAACATTAATCAGCCACTCGAGCAGAATTAATAAACAAATATCTAGGGAAAATGCAGGTCAATGATCCATGATAAAACCAGTGATAATCAGAAAAACCCATTTCAACACAAACATGGATTAAGATTTCAACTGCCATTCACAAGTTAACGTCTGGATTCCAATACCTAGTGTCAACAGCCAGaataaaattttccaaccaCCGGTAGATATTAGGAATATAATTTCCAGTGGGAAATAAACCCCACGATACTAATCTTTATAGCAAAAAACCAAGAAAACATTAGGAACATGGCATCGCAATACTCAAAATTTCCCCTCCCctgggaaaaaaaattcaaaaactagactggAAGCAGATAACATAGCCAGAATATAATAAATCCATCAAGAACTACGCAACATCTTCAACTCTGAAATCTTCAAAAACCATTTAAGAAAATTTGACCACAGAATCTCAACCATTTTTAACTACTAACCAAACATCCAAATTAAGCCAAAATCTTACATAACAAAACACATAATCAAGTTTAACAACTTCTTTTAAACTATTAAACAACCCCATTTACCCCGTAAACCAAATCCAACTACTAAGCAGTATTATTACTAGTAAGTACTCAATTTCCAGAAGCATTCAAACGCCTACCAATCTCAAATGAAACAAAAGCATCAACACAAGCATACTGAACTTGATCAGAAGTCAACCATCGATAATCCCACCTACCCATAGTAACCCTCCTCGGCTTCCCAATTTCCCTTCCAAGAACCACCCTAGCCAACTCTTTCATCCCAGCATTCCGCAGCTGTTTCATCCCACACTCTTCAGCAGCCAAATTCCTCAAATCCACAACGCTCCCGCCGACTCCCAGCCCATAATCCTCCAAAAGCTTCTCAACGTCGCTGTCAACCCCGATCCCCACAAAGGTATAGTCCGTATTGCCCAGAAAATAGCGAAGATCGTCGGGGATATCGTCGTACTCCTTGGTGCAGTGGAGGATTTGGAAGACGAGGCAACGGCGACCGACGCAGAGCTGGAGTGTAGCAACTGGGTTTTCCTGGTACTTGTTGAAATTGGGACGCCATTCGACGTCGAAGCCGACGATAAGTTTGCTCAAGCGGCGGCGGTGGATCCTTTGAGTGTCGGCGAGCCAGTGGGAGACCTGGGATGGGTCATTGGTGACCAGAGTGTTGATGCGGTCGGAATAGAAGTAGACGTCGTAGAAATTGTGGGTATCATCGGGGAGTTCGTGATCTACGATGCTAATTTCCATGGCCATGTAGAGTCAAGACTGAAGTCTgcgagtgtgtgtgtgtgtgtgtgttttttttttggtttgcgAGAACGGTTTTTCTTTGAAGCAAGACGACACTTTTCGTACAGAGGTGGGGACTGAGATGGCGCAGGCTTGGAGCGTGACCGCTTTTTCGATATGGCGAACCATTTTTtttagggtaaaaaaaaaaagggataattgcagaaacctcccctgagatttctgacatttgcactgacctcccctctaGGTTTAGAAATTGCACTCACCTCCCCTGAATAGTAACAATTCGTTGCAGAAACCTCCTTGACAGCTTTTGTAGAAGTGAGATAAgaattttcttccaattttgcccttacttgcttgacaattattatttgcttgacaattgcttaactaattatctaattagttaatagttaaactaattaactattaactaattatctaattaactattaactaattatctaattaattaattaactaattaactaagtatctaattaactaattaactaaagctgttgtctgttcgaaactaacaaactatttacatgttaaactaattaactaattaactgcttaactaattaactaattaactaactaactaattaacaaattatttgcatgttaaactatatacagtacgcattacctatttaaagtatcggctctttataggtattttactttcaaacatttaatttatgataaaaacatcaatgtttgtaagtaaaattcaaaaagtgttacagtaatattcttacaaaaagggAGGGGCATAGGgccataaattaaatgtttgaaagtaagaATATtgatattactgtaacactttttgaattttacttactaacattgatgtttttatcataaattaaatgtttaaaagtaaaatacccataaagatcCGATACTTTAAATAGATAATGCGTACTAcatatagtttaacatgcaaatagtttgttaattagttagttagttaattagttaattagttaattagtttaacatgcaaatagtttgttagtttcggatagacaacagttttagttaattagttaattagataattagataattagttaattagataaacagaaattagttaattaattaattagataattagttagttaattagttaagcagttaattaattaattagtttaacaggcaaatagtttgttagttttagatagacaacaactttagttaattagataaacaaaaattagttaattagttaattaattaattagataattaggtagttaattagttaagcagttaattagttaattagtttaacatgcaaatagtttgttagctTCGGACAGACAAcagttttagttaattagttaattagttaattagataaatagaatttagttaattagttaattaattaattagttaattagttaattagtttaactatgcagaaatagtttgattagttaataactattaacaattagattattagttattaattaattagattattagttatttagttaattagttaattagttaattagttaaactatgcagaaatagttaatttagtgtaatttttattaacaaatgttttgttgggtttgatgaaagtactcatcacattcatttggtaaaattaaatcatgtcagggGTACTTTAGTAAATTGACCCACTTTTGCCTATTAAATTGCCTCCAACTTTTGATAGGGGGGGTCAGTGCTATTTCAAAATTGATAGGGGAGGTCAATGCTATTACTATAAaagtcaggggaggtttctgcaattatcctaAAAAAAAAGCCCCGTGTGGTAAATCTAATGCACAGAAAAGCCCTtcgtggtttcaaaatatacaatacaACACCCCATATTTTAAACTAAATTATAAAGATGATGAAATCCATTAAACTTAATGGAAATGGacgaaatgacaaaaatgccctgatataattaagcaaaagatagctcaaaaaaatcatttgttttattctctaaataGAAAGAATTGAGGGTTAAGATGCAAAACAGGTATATTTGCTAAAAATTggatataaaattttttttagatttcaataagtcatttccgttaagtttaacggatttcctcacctttacaattttagttcaaagtatgggtgtcgtgttatatattttgaaatcagGAGGacttttctgtatattagatTTACCACATAggatttttttgtattttaccctttttttttaagtaataatttcaaaaacctcccttgagattttcaACAATTTCATTGACCTCACTTGAGGTTTATAAAATTACACTGGTCTCCTCTAAAGTTAAGATTTTGGTAACAAAATCAATCCAAATTAGAATCAGTACCATTAAAAAAGTATTTTGAGGATaaagatgaaacttttatttcaCAAATGTCTTTTATACTTGTGTACAAGTTGTATTGTAAATGAATGAAAAACATATTAATAAAAGTGAGGGAAGGTAAGTGCAAATAGTAAAGAACCAAAAATAAGTAGCAACTGACATTTTCTACAAAGTTGGAACAATAGCTAGTGCATTGGATCACGACAACTATATTTTTAAATCTTTGCCATTTTGCATATAAAGACTATTAACAAGAAACATTAAGATGGATCTCATTTTCATTTGAAGCAACAAAATTTTAGGTGAAAAAATGATTTTGTATGGGTTTTACAAGCTGAAGGTGAAGTATAAGTACAGAAATTATGGCCTTGTTAAAGTACaaggaaaaatcatgaaattcaCCTATATCCTTTAGTATCAAAAACAAATATTGCAAATGTAATCGCAAGGCAACTGTGAAGATTTTTTAGAGTGAAAAATTTAGACAAATTACTGTTTGGTGTATTAATTTGATGTGTCAATTTTTTAGAGTGAACAAATATTTGGTACAtcaattggcacttattgttcatcattaaaaaaaattcaatagttattttcattaattagttaTTAATGATTAATTAGTGCCCTAATTACTTAATTGTCAGCTATTAATTTTTAATGAGACAAAATATCTTAGAGTATATGTGTAATTTTCACTTATCTGATATAAGTAATTGGACCTACAATGTTTCTAGGGGAGGCTATTGTAATTTTGTAAACTTTAGGGAGGTGAATAAAATTGTCAGAAACTTTAGGAGAGGTTgttaaaattatccctttttttaatTTCCTATGTGTGAGAAATAAttgaaaagtcaaaaataacataaaagTATTTAAACCAACCGTCACTACTCCCCTTTCATATATTGTATTGACGAatccaatcttttttttttttgttaattttgttcTAGCAGGGGACTGGTGGTGTTGATGATTTCAATCATTTTTAATGTTAAGATGGCTTACGAGCCACTTGATTATCTTGTTCTTTGTAGCAAGATTTGAACAAGGTTGTAACTAAACCAAGTTACTCGCTACTAGACTCAAGTTAGAGAATAACTCTGTCAAAAGTTCGATTCGAACTCAATGTTGGAGGACAAATTACTTAATAAGGTAATCCAATCGAATTTGAAtaagcaaaaacaaaatttgagCATTCATCCAGCtttatttataatatttttaaattatggGTTAAATACCAAAAAGCCCCTTGGTCGTCAAATGTTCAACTTAACTTCCTATGGTTCGGAAACCTATATTCTAAATCCTTGAAATTTTAACTAAATTGACATTTGAACAGAAACTGTATAAATTAACAATTGCATGTGAAATATTAGAATAGTCCTTTATAAATAACAGGATTAAATACCAAAAACCACTTTGTGATTTGCTATATGTTCAACTTAATTTCCTAAGGTACAGGAACCTATACTTTAGCTCTTCGTGATAAACAATCTCAATAAGTCCTCTAATAGCTACATTCTTaactttctatgattcaaaAACTTATGTTCTAATCTCTCGTGGTAAACAATTTCAATGAGTCCTttaataatttcagaaacctacATTCTAGTGTTTCATGGCAAACAATCTCAATAGGCGTTTTAGCATTTAACCCTTCAATTATTTATTGTAAAATTACATTTATAGGTAAGATAATTATGGAATTTACCAAAGAATTGAGCTTGAGAACATGATTAGGAATGCTAATGGGTCGAGTATATTAAAAATTTCTCTTACTGAATCCTAACCCCTTTCTATGCCTTTTACCAAATCGAATAACTCTACAGCCTTTAATTCCCTTTACCACACTCTTTGGTGTGaggatccaaaaaaaaaaaaaatttatattttatattttattttatttctttgaatgggttttctttactttaaattattgccttaatttcgtagatatttttataagtgagtcaagtttttaaattattttccttGTATAAGTTAGTACAAGTTAAATTCGTAATGCATTATGAAAGTAGGACCCACTAGTGAGGTgcgtgcgataaatttttgaagattagaaggagttttgtgcaaacggagattattttataaggtgttaagggataattagaggttggctAGATATTTTAGCCTTTGGAAGACAAAGAGTTGAGGATTAACCATAGCAAACCACCTGTTACAAAAGTCATGGTCCTTCGACTTTGACTAAGACTTTCTTAActctttaattaacaaaaaaattggccaaaaatcctatcacctttcatcttcctttggctgaaattttgagtgaggaaaagagagaaaaacttcaacttccaacttccaatcttgcttgaatcttgagttttaaccattaatcttgcaaactactccataaaaggtGACATCTAAGGAAGATtaagggttttggtggagtgatttgggagaAAAAAGCACTTGgtttccatttcttcttagGGTATTAAGGTAACTATATCAAGAAACCATCTTCTCTTTTATTACTTGCATATGAGTAGATTTAGGTcttgattttggtagttttcatggaaaatttcatgggttaagtggtggttggaaaatttcagctttgagtaATAAATTTTAGTCTTGATATGATGAGTTGAGTTTGGCTATGATCTAGTAGCTTTGCCATGtgaattttctagcttttatatgttattttggcatgattatagaaaatttcagcttatagaagaaaatttcagcctagggtttcCATTTTCCAACTTTATTATGGTAGTTCTTGACCTAGATAATTGGCTATTTTGGGTGGCTTTGTGGCCTTAAACAAGTGTTGGCTATTTTGGGTGGCTTTGTGACCTTAAACAAGTGTACTTTATAGCCTATAAATTGTGGTTGTGATTCAGGTTGGATTGAGATGAATATTGGGGttgagtttggatggaaaagtttAGAAAATAAAGGGAAGTTTTGCTGAAAAAATTTTCCTGCAGGAGACTCTAAACAGTCTTGGGTTAAATGTTGGTGTAGAAAATTCCAAATTGAGTTAtgcttgttgcatttgaaactagattcagagtgcATTCTACCGttaaaatttcagaatttttctcaattcctatgaatatctatgaattttcaaatttgcctGAATTTTCACATTTGCTCTGTTTTTCTACCTGATGAAGCAACAATTTGAGACTagaatttgactgatttataGATAGAATCTTACAGATGTGTATTCTGGAAAATTGTAGTACTTTGAGTctttttccaacggtataaagtttataaattttggacttaaaaaGCTAgcgatacgatttttcaaacagTGTCGAGCAAAACTGGAGAAAATCTTATTTTCTAAAGttgttcttgcttccatttccaacttcaagttagagttgttaaaccattttgagcttgattttATGATTGGAATTGAGGTTTTCTCACAGCTTTATGCCTTTGAGTTGAATAGTGATTGCTGATTGTTCAAGATTGAGTTTCCCTACTAGCCCTTAGTTATTATTCGAATAGCGCGTAGCATGAAATCCTTATTTGATGGTGCTAAAGGTTTAGTATAGGATGGTAGGACTTATGAAGAAGAATTCTAGCTATAATTTGGTACTTGGATGGTGAATTTGTGGCTTCTAGACCACTATACCTTGTTAACCCCTAGATGACTACTTATATGTGGGTTTTCACTTAAAACTTGGGTGTTTTAAAGAACGAGTGACTTTTCTTCCCGAGTCGCTTGTTGAACATTTTGACAAGAGTAAACGTATTATATCACCTTACTATATCCTTGCCTTATTTGAAACCTTATTTTGTCCcgtttaaatttgtattttttacTTTAGCGTCAAAAGTTTTCCCTTATGGTTTGAGTAAGGATAGGTGATACTTTTGACTAAAAGCTTGCACTTGGGGGTTCGACTACTTTATTCAAATGTTTTAAAACGGTAAATTTATTTAGTTCACTTACCCTATATATTTGATCACAGGTTTCAAAAGCGAACCCGCGGATCCTTTCACCGAGGAAAGTTAATTTTTCTAAACGCGGTGAGTATTCCAGCTGCATGTTCCATATTTATTGTTGCTAGAAATTTGCTAAACACTTGATTTGATATTTCATAgacgaatgtgtactttatcgcacttggtCTAACttgactaaacacttgatatctcattcatgcatgtacaagtaacttgatttgcatGTGACCTGTATATTGACTTGAAATATGTGAAATGCTTGAAAATGTTACTTGTTGGGCATTACTTGTGACTTGGTCatggctaggcgagtgtgtccttATTCGCACTCATCCTCCATAAACTTGAAATAATTGATCCTGCGTGcggacttgcatgtttatgcgcatggttgtagaccggctgcaTTCCTCTTGCAGCAGTTGaattgtagaccggctacattCCTCTTGCAGCGGTTGAACTAAGCCTTGGACCCTTATCTGAGACGTCGGGTAAGTGAAAACTTGGGTTACTTATACGTATGCGTGAATGTAGGTTGGTAATGGCTGAACTGAGCCCTCATTGGACCTTTGCTTGAGACTAGCCTCAGAGCGGTCGGGTTAGTTGGGCAACCTTGGGTAAAGAACGAAGTTCCTAACCTGTTTACTCCTGATTGGAATTCTTGATTTGAACTCGTGACATTTCTGAATACGGAGTGTTTAGTGACAACTAACGTCTCCAATCATTACCTGCGTGAGCGTTGGATGATAGCGAACGACTCCACTCTTGAATACCTGAATACTTGGGGCTTTAAACCAGATCATGAATATTTGAATATCTAGGGCTATAAACCCAACCACgggctagttggtcgaatcgagccggcaagggcttggtcgaggagatcgaCAAACCTTGGGTACTTCTTTGacattcgggcccggtagggggatgatcggtggacggagattgatGTTTAGTAGTGATCTACGGACATTATAATTTCATggttgatggagagtcaacAGACCCTGGACAAGCTGCCGTGGAACCTGCTCCTGAGAGCAGCCTATTTC is part of the Coffea eugenioides isolate CCC68of chromosome 6, Ceug_1.0, whole genome shotgun sequence genome and encodes:
- the LOC113774813 gene encoding Werner Syndrome-like exonuclease, which codes for MAMEISIVDHELPDDTHNFYDVYFYSDRINTLVTNDPSQVSHWLADTQRIHRRRLSKLIVGFDVEWRPNFNKYQENPVATLQLCVGRRCLVFQILHCTKEYDDIPDDLRYFLGNTDYTFVGIGVDSDVEKLLEDYGLGVGGSVVDLRNLAAEECGMKQLRNAGMKELARVVLGREIGKPRRVTMGRWDYRWLTSDQVQYACVDAFVSFEIGRRLNASGN